One Helicobacter cetorum MIT 00-7128 DNA window includes the following coding sequences:
- a CDS encoding NAD(P)H-dependent glycerol-3-phosphate dehydrogenase, protein MKISVFGGGAWGRSLAFAFGEKNQVRIISRRDLSESLKELNYALISKGSIPIEQVSLEEGLQSELYVVAISVQHLREWFKGACLPKNSKVLIASKGIEVLNRAFVSEIAKDFIEPNHLCFLAGPSFAKEILQGLPCALVIHSNNQALALEFSNGMPTFIRSYAQADIIGGEIAGAYKNVIAIAGGVCDGLKLGNSAKASLLSRGLVEMQRFGAYFGGKTETFLGLSGAGDLFLTANSILSRNYRVGLGLAQNKPLETILQELGEVAEGVKTTNAIVEIAKKYNIYTPIASELALLLKGKNVLESMNDLIRRT, encoded by the coding sequence ATGAAAATTTCAGTATTTGGTGGCGGAGCGTGGGGGAGGTCTCTAGCTTTTGCTTTTGGAGAAAAAAATCAAGTTAGAATTATCTCAAGGCGGGATTTAAGTGAGTCTTTAAAAGAGCTTAATTATGCCTTAATCTCTAAGGGTTCTATACCTATAGAACAAGTGAGTTTAGAAGAGGGTTTGCAATCAGAATTATATGTTGTAGCAATTAGTGTGCAACATTTAAGGGAGTGGTTTAAGGGCGCTTGTTTGCCAAAAAATTCCAAAGTTTTAATTGCATCTAAGGGTATAGAAGTTTTGAATAGAGCGTTTGTGAGCGAAATTGCAAAGGATTTTATTGAGCCTAATCATTTGTGTTTTTTAGCTGGCCCAAGCTTTGCTAAAGAGATTCTTCAAGGTTTGCCATGTGCTTTGGTTATCCATTCCAACAATCAAGCTTTAGCGTTAGAATTTTCCAATGGAATGCCTACTTTTATTCGCTCTTATGCTCAAGCAGATATTATTGGCGGAGAGATTGCTGGAGCGTATAAAAATGTAATAGCCATTGCTGGGGGCGTGTGTGATGGCTTGAAACTCGGTAATAGCGCAAAAGCTAGTTTATTATCTCGTGGCTTAGTGGAAATGCAACGCTTTGGGGCGTATTTTGGGGGCAAAACGGAGACTTTTTTAGGTCTCTCTGGGGCTGGAGATTTGTTTTTAACCGCTAATTCTATTTTGTCAAGGAATTATCGTGTGGGTTTGGGACTCGCTCAAAATAAACCTTTAGAGACAATTTTACAAGAATTAGGCGAAGTGGCTGAGGGGGTGAAAACGACTAATGCTATTGTAGAAATTGCTAAAAAATACAATATTTATACACCTATTGCGAGTGAGTTAGCCTTGCTTTTAAAGGGTAAAAATGTGCTAGAGAGCATGAATGATTTGATTAGACGCACTTAA
- the glyQ gene encoding glycine--tRNA ligase subunit alpha encodes MQDFSSLLLKLQEYWKNQGCLVIQPYDIPAGAGTFHPATLLRSLDKKPWNVAYVAPSRRPTDGRYGENPNRLGSYYQFQVVIKPSPSNIQELYLKSLEVLGINLNEHDIRFVEDNWESPTLGAWGLGWEVWLDGMEVTQFTYFQQVGGIACNPIPVEITYGLERLAMYVQKVESILEIEWAKNHKESVRYAQVHLESEYEFSKYHFEVASIERLLEMFKNAKIEALHCLENKLPLPAYDFVMLCSHFFNILDARKAISVAERQNYILQIRDLAKGCAVLYKEQEEEREERLKNALVSKA; translated from the coding sequence ATGCAAGATTTTTCAAGTTTATTATTAAAATTACAGGAATATTGGAAAAATCAAGGTTGTTTAGTCATTCAGCCTTATGATATTCCTGCAGGGGCTGGGACATTCCACCCTGCAACGCTTTTAAGGAGTTTGGATAAAAAGCCTTGGAATGTGGCTTATGTAGCCCCTTCTAGAAGACCTACCGATGGGCGTTATGGGGAGAATCCTAACCGCTTAGGGAGCTATTATCAATTTCAAGTGGTGATTAAGCCAAGCCCCTCTAATATTCAAGAATTGTATTTAAAAAGTTTGGAAGTTTTAGGGATAAATCTTAATGAGCATGATATACGATTTGTAGAAGATAACTGGGAAAGCCCCACTCTAGGGGCGTGGGGGCTAGGCTGGGAAGTGTGGCTTGATGGCATGGAAGTTACACAATTTACATATTTTCAGCAAGTAGGCGGAATTGCTTGTAACCCCATTCCTGTAGAAATCACTTATGGCTTAGAAAGATTAGCGATGTATGTTCAAAAAGTAGAGAGCATACTAGAGATTGAATGGGCAAAAAATCACAAAGAAAGCGTGCGTTACGCTCAAGTGCATTTAGAAAGCGAATATGAGTTTAGCAAGTATCATTTTGAAGTAGCAAGCATTGAGAGACTACTAGAAATGTTTAAAAACGCTAAGATAGAAGCTTTGCATTGCTTGGAAAACAAACTCCCTTTACCGGCTTATGATTTTGTGATGTTATGCTCGCATTTTTTTAATATCTTAGACGCTAGAAAGGCGATTTCTGTGGCTGAGAGACAAAACTATATTTTACAAATCAGAGACCTAGCCAAAGGCTGTGCTGTGTTGTATAAAGAACAAGAAGAAGAAAGAGAAGAGCGATTAAAAAACGCTTTAGTTTCAAAGGCTTAA
- a CDS encoding Nif3-like dinuclear metal center hexameric protein, with amino-acid sequence MALVGEVLEVLNTISPFEFQESWDNSGLILGSKNNKFSEMITCLEVTLTIATNAKQNALIITHHPLIFKPLKALDYTTYPSNILKLLIEKNISLISMHTNFDKTHLNKHFAKTLLGFDNLIEKNLILVKENLNWDFDKLLEHVKFRLGVEKLACAKGSQMIKEVAFACGAGAFALHSLKPQTCLITGDIKYHDSMIAKSLGISLIDATHYYSERAFAQIMAEILHSYDYLVTIEHFENPLQFI; translated from the coding sequence ATGGCATTAGTAGGGGAAGTGCTTGAAGTTTTAAATACGATTTCGCCTTTTGAATTTCAAGAATCTTGGGATAATAGCGGACTAATTTTAGGAAGTAAAAATAATAAGTTTAGTGAGATGATTACATGTTTAGAAGTAACGCTTACTATTGCTACTAACGCTAAACAAAATGCTCTAATCATCACGCACCACCCTTTAATTTTTAAGCCCTTAAAAGCACTTGATTATACTACTTATCCTAGTAATATTTTAAAACTTTTAATTGAAAAAAATATTTCGCTCATTAGCATGCATACGAATTTTGACAAAACGCATCTAAACAAGCATTTTGCTAAGACACTTTTAGGATTTGATAATTTAATAGAAAAAAATCTCATCTTGGTTAAAGAAAATTTAAATTGGGATTTTGATAAACTTTTAGAACATGTTAAATTTCGCTTAGGGGTTGAAAAATTAGCTTGTGCTAAAGGCTCTCAAATGATTAAAGAAGTGGCGTTTGCATGTGGAGCTGGAGCGTTCGCACTTCATTCTTTAAAACCACAAACTTGCTTAATCACAGGCGATATTAAATACCATGACTCTATGATAGCCAAATCTTTAGGTATAAGCCTTATTGATGCGACGCACTATTATAGTGAAAGAGCATTCGCACAAATTATGGCTGAAATTTTGCATTCTTATGATTATTTGGTTACAATAGAGCATTTTGAAAACCCCTTGCAATTTATTTAA
- a CDS encoding zinc ribbon domain-containing protein, whose translation MNIHLRQLIDISNLDKEIDSLEPLIREKRKDLDKALSDKELKQTESLNLEEEKGALKLQVSKNEQTLHDTNAKIASIQKKMSEIKSERELRSLNIEEDIAKERSSQANREIENLQNEIKHKSERQEILKQEILELEKLASELEGSVENEVQHIKDSQQKIFKKKQDLVEKMEPKIHRFYERIRRWAKNTSIVTIKKQACGGCFIRLNDKTYSEVLTSGDIVVCPHCGRILYAESLETQAPSTKA comes from the coding sequence ATGAACATTCATCTCAGACAACTGATTGATATTTCTAATTTGGATAAAGAGATTGACTCTTTAGAGCCACTTATTAGAGAAAAGCGCAAAGACTTGGATAAGGCATTAAGCGATAAGGAGCTTAAGCAGACAGAATCTTTGAATTTAGAAGAAGAAAAAGGCGCTCTTAAATTACAAGTTTCTAAAAACGAGCAAACTTTACATGATACGAATGCTAAAATTGCTAGTATTCAAAAGAAAATGAGTGAGATAAAATCTGAAAGGGAGTTGCGCTCATTAAATATTGAAGAAGATATTGCCAAAGAGCGTTCTAGTCAAGCTAATAGAGAGATTGAGAACTTACAAAATGAAATCAAGCATAAGAGTGAGCGCCAAGAGATTCTTAAACAAGAAATTTTAGAGCTTGAAAAGCTTGCAAGTGAATTAGAAGGTTCTGTAGAAAATGAAGTCCAGCATATCAAAGACTCCCAACAGAAAATCTTCAAAAAAAAGCAAGACCTTGTAGAAAAAATGGAGCCAAAAATCCATCGTTTTTATGAGAGGATTAGGCGTTGGGCGAAAAACACTAGCATTGTAACCATAAAAAAACAGGCTTGTGGGGGTTGCTTTATTAGACTCAATGACAAGACTTATTCGGAAGTGCTAACAAGTGGAGATATTGTTGTTTGTCCGCATTGTGGGCGTATTTTATATGCAGAGAGTTTGGAAACACAAGCTCCTAGCACAAAAGCGTAA
- the waaA gene encoding lipid IV(A) 3-deoxy-D-manno-octulosonic acid transferase translates to MFKLFYFLILGLGHFLCSPLILLLSFKEKYRHSLKARFFLKNNTLKSEPIFWFHACSYGEVKSLEPIIQVLKEPILISVTTNTGFELASRTYQSFKHIEVRYLPFETLLFTWKKNLKNLKTLVVTEAELWFNVFDMAQKLGAKTMLINARISTRSYPKYLRFKFFYKILFKRIDLILAQSEDDKMRLLSLGAKKVINFFNIKRFSKPSITCYYPKNPNTLNVVLASTHESEEELGLKAFLEFKKIHTHARLIVVPRHPERFKSVQNLLQNILKTTPLSLEFFSSKGFVECDVLLVDSLGELNNFYQIADIVILGGSFIKKGGHNPLEPAFFNTRLITGEYIFNQLALFELVKPYRIVKKENLLNALLDYENLGVVRFLENQHHLSGLLTLIKG, encoded by the coding sequence TTGTTTAAACTTTTTTATTTTCTTATTTTAGGGTTGGGACATTTTCTTTGTTCGCCCCTAATTTTACTTTTGAGTTTTAAGGAAAAATACCGCCATTCTTTAAAGGCTCGCTTTTTTCTAAAGAATAACACCCTAAAAAGTGAACCGATTTTTTGGTTTCACGCATGCTCTTATGGGGAAGTCAAATCCTTAGAACCTATCATTCAAGTTTTAAAAGAACCTATTTTAATTAGTGTTACCACTAACACCGGTTTTGAATTAGCATCTAGGACTTATCAAAGTTTTAAGCATATAGAAGTGCGTTACTTGCCTTTTGAAACCTTATTATTTACTTGGAAAAAAAACTTAAAAAATCTAAAAACCTTAGTGGTTACAGAAGCGGAGTTGTGGTTTAATGTGTTTGATATGGCTCAAAAATTAGGGGCAAAAACCATGCTTATTAACGCTAGGATTAGCACACGCTCTTATCCTAAATATTTGCGTTTTAAATTCTTTTATAAAATTTTATTCAAACGCATTGATTTAATCCTAGCACAAAGTGAAGATGACAAAATGCGTTTATTGAGTTTGGGGGCTAAAAAGGTCATCAATTTTTTTAATATCAAGCGTTTTTCAAAACCTAGCATAACTTGCTATTACCCTAAAAACCCTAATACTTTAAATGTAGTTCTAGCCAGCACACATGAGAGTGAAGAAGAGCTAGGTTTAAAGGCGTTTTTGGAATTTAAAAAGATTCATACGCATGCAAGACTAATTGTAGTGCCACGCCACCCAGAGCGTTTTAAAAGCGTGCAAAATCTATTGCAAAATATATTAAAAACTACGCCCCTTAGCCTAGAATTTTTTTCTTCAAAGGGTTTTGTGGAATGCGATGTTTTATTAGTAGATAGCTTAGGGGAATTGAATAATTTTTACCAAATTGCAGATATTGTAATCCTAGGGGGTTCATTTATAAAAAAAGGGGGGCATAACCCCTTAGAGCCGGCGTTTTTTAACACCCGCTTAATCACAGGGGAATACATTTTTAATCAATTAGCGTTATTTGAGTTAGTCAAGCCCTATAGAATAGTTAAAAAAGAGAATTTATTAAACGCCCTTTTAGATTATGAAAATTTAGGCGTGGTGCGTTTTTTAGAGAATCAACACCATTTAAGCGGATTACTCACACTCATTAAAGGATAA
- a CDS encoding RluA family pseudouridine synthase — translation MEKAYKLLSIQENISNKKAKALIDLGLVSIGGKKLSIARKELPKNTRFSIQKIEKPSVIFEDENVLALFKPPFTESYDLVHFFSDWVLLHRLDKETSGVILLVKENSEFHLKAKKAFKDRVVKKEYLALIQGILEEEQEINAPILTTKTTKAFSKISPKGQDALTKVTPLKIMGKKTLLKVEIKTGRTHQIRVHLKHINYPIIGDMLYGNKQVPAKRLMLHAHKIALLGYEFEAKAPKEFEFES, via the coding sequence ATGGAAAAAGCCTATAAATTATTAAGCATACAAGAAAATATTTCTAATAAAAAAGCAAAAGCTTTGATAGATTTAGGGTTAGTAAGCATAGGGGGGAAGAAACTTAGCATTGCTAGAAAAGAATTGCCTAAAAATACACGCTTTAGTATCCAAAAGATTGAAAAACCTAGCGTGATTTTTGAAGATGAAAATGTCCTAGCTCTTTTTAAACCCCCTTTTACAGAGAGCTATGACTTAGTGCATTTTTTCAGCGATTGGGTGTTGTTACACCGCTTGGATAAAGAGACTAGTGGAGTGATTTTATTAGTCAAAGAAAATTCAGAATTTCACTTAAAAGCTAAAAAGGCTTTTAAAGATAGGGTGGTGAAAAAGGAATATCTAGCACTCATTCAAGGTATTTTAGAAGAAGAACAAGAAATTAATGCCCCCATACTTACGACTAAAACTACCAAAGCTTTTAGTAAAATCTCGCCCAAAGGACAAGATGCCCTTACTAAGGTTACGCCCTTAAAAATTATGGGTAAAAAAACTCTTCTAAAAGTAGAGATTAAAACCGGAAGAACGCACCAAATTAGAGTGCATTTAAAGCATATCAATTACCCCATTATAGGTGATATGCTCTATGGTAATAAACAAGTTCCAGCCAAACGCTTAATGCTCCATGCTCATAAAATTGCATTATTAGGGTATGAGTTTGAAGCCAAAGCCCCTAAAGAATTTGAATTTGAGAGTTAA
- the lgt gene encoding prolipoprotein diacylglyceryl transferase: MNVWNTIYERFDPIAFSIGGIEVHWYGLAYACAIIIAFYMALRMIKNDPKRFPIERKDFESYFLWAELGIVLGARIGYILIYDPNSSYYLMHFWQIFNPFDSEGNFVGIRGMSYHGGLVGFLVASYLYSRKDLKKLLIYLDLIAISLPLGYVFGRIGNFLNQELFGRIVPENSHLGQMIGIVINNELRYPSQLIEAFLEGIVVFFMVMLAKKYTKTHGLLIVIYGLGYSLMRFLAEFYREPDSQMGVYIFNLSMGQILSLFMVIVSLGILLYAKKYSKIKEI; encoded by the coding sequence ATGAATGTTTGGAATACGATTTATGAGCGTTTTGACCCGATAGCCTTTAGTATTGGCGGCATTGAAGTGCATTGGTATGGTTTAGCGTATGCTTGTGCGATTATCATAGCCTTTTATATGGCATTAAGAATGATTAAAAATGACCCCAAAAGATTTCCCATTGAAAGAAAGGATTTTGAGAGTTATTTTTTATGGGCAGAGCTTGGAATAGTTTTGGGGGCAAGAATAGGATACATTCTTATTTATGACCCAAATTCTAGCTACTATTTAATGCATTTTTGGCAAATCTTTAACCCCTTTGATAGTGAAGGGAATTTTGTAGGTATTCGTGGAATGAGCTATCATGGGGGTTTAGTAGGGTTTTTAGTCGCTTCGTATCTTTATAGTCGTAAAGATTTAAAAAAGCTCTTAATCTATTTGGATTTAATCGCCATTAGCTTACCTTTAGGATATGTTTTTGGAAGGATAGGAAACTTTCTCAACCAAGAGCTTTTTGGAAGAATTGTGCCAGAGAACAGCCATTTAGGACAAATGATAGGCATTGTAATAAATAATGAATTGCGTTATCCTAGCCAGCTCATTGAAGCGTTTTTAGAAGGAATTGTGGTATTTTTTATGGTCATGCTAGCTAAGAAATACACTAAAACGCATGGACTTTTAATTGTTATCTATGGTTTGGGGTATTCACTCATGCGTTTTTTAGCAGAATTTTACAGAGAGCCTGATAGTCAAATGGGGGTTTATATTTTTAATTTGAGCATGGGGCAAATACTAAGTTTGTTTATGGTAATTGTTTCTTTAGGGATTTTATTGTATGCTAAAAAGTATTCTAAAATAAAGGAAATTTAA
- a CDS encoding NAD(P)H-dependent oxidoreductase, which translates to MEFLNKDKRKQLLMERHSCKMFDSNYKLSSEELEEIAELARLSPSSYNTQPWHFIIVTDKSLKSQIATHGYFNKDMIESASALMVVSHLEPSELLPHGHYMQHLYDEPYKSRVIPSFSMMLETRFQNSMQKLENYMPEQCYIAVGQICMGVSLMGLDSCILGGFDPKGVSEVLNHHINKPKIACLIALGKRIKEPTPKSRKSKGATITWL; encoded by the coding sequence ATGGAATTTTTAAATAAAGACAAACGAAAGCAACTGCTTATGGAGCGTCATTCTTGCAAAATGTTTGATTCTAATTACAAGCTATCAAGCGAAGAGTTAGAAGAAATTGCTGAGCTTGCAAGATTATCGCCTAGTTCTTATAACACTCAACCATGGCATTTTATTATCGTTACTGATAAGAGTTTAAAAAGTCAAATCGCAACGCATGGCTATTTTAATAAGGATATGATTGAAAGTGCCTCAGCTTTAATGGTAGTATCGCATTTAGAGCCTAGCGAGCTATTACCCCATGGGCATTATATGCAACATCTCTATGATGAGCCTTACAAATCTAGGGTTATTCCATCATTTTCTATGATGTTAGAAACAAGATTTCAAAACAGCATGCAAAAGTTAGAAAATTATATGCCAGAGCAATGCTATATTGCTGTAGGGCAAATTTGTATGGGTGTGAGCTTAATGGGGTTAGATAGCTGTATTTTAGGAGGCTTTGATCCTAAGGGTGTGAGCGAAGTTTTGAATCATCATATCAATAAACCTAAAATTGCATGTTTGATTGCACTAGGCAAGAGAATTAAAGAGCCAACCCCTAAGTCAAGAAAATCTAAAGGTGCTACAATTACTTGGCTATAA
- the tgt gene encoding tRNA guanosine(34) transglycosylase Tgt: protein MDFQLQKTDYSARAGVLNLKHSSVETPIFMPVGTQGCIKSLDAIDMQEHLQAKLILANTYHMYLRPQADIVKKLGGLHNFTQFQGSFLTDSGGFQAFSLNSNVKLEEDGIIFKSHIDGSKHLFTPTKVLDIQYALNSDIMMVLDDLVGLPAPIKRIEESIKRSARWANTSLEYHKRNNRPNNNLFAIIQGGTNLSMRSMSVELTLRDFDGYAIGGLAVGENTNEMYETIAHTAPLLPKDKPRYLMGVGTPENILEAISLGVDMFDCVMPTRNARNATLFTHFGKISIKNAQYKTDNTPIEENCTCYTCKHYSKAYLHHLFRAKELTYARLASLHNLHFYLELTRNARKAILEERFLDFKTEFLKNYHQLN from the coding sequence ATGGATTTTCAACTCCAAAAAACAGACTATAGCGCAAGAGCTGGGGTATTAAACTTAAAACATTCTAGTGTAGAGACACCTATTTTTATGCCTGTAGGCACACAAGGATGTATTAAATCTTTAGATGCCATAGATATGCAAGAACACTTGCAAGCCAAGCTCATTTTAGCTAATACCTACCATATGTATTTAAGACCCCAAGCAGATATAGTTAAAAAACTTGGTGGCTTACATAATTTCACCCAATTTCAAGGTAGCTTTTTAACTGATAGTGGGGGGTTTCAAGCCTTTAGCTTAAATTCCAATGTTAAATTAGAAGAAGATGGCATTATCTTTAAATCCCATATAGATGGGAGCAAACACCTATTTACGCCCACGAAAGTCCTAGATATTCAATATGCTTTAAATAGTGATATTATGATGGTTTTAGATGATTTAGTAGGCTTGCCAGCCCCAATAAAACGCATTGAAGAATCCATAAAGCGCAGTGCTAGATGGGCAAATACTAGCCTAGAATACCACAAAAGGAATAATCGCCCCAATAATAATCTCTTTGCCATTATTCAAGGGGGGACAAACTTAAGTATGCGCTCTATGAGTGTAGAGCTTACTCTTAGAGATTTTGATGGCTACGCTATAGGCGGATTAGCTGTGGGCGAAAATACCAATGAGATGTATGAGACTATCGCTCATACTGCCCCCCTACTTCCTAAAGATAAGCCACGCTATTTAATGGGTGTTGGCACACCCGAAAATATTTTAGAGGCTATTAGTTTGGGGGTGGATATGTTTGATTGTGTGATGCCTACTAGAAATGCAAGAAACGCTACCTTATTCACGCATTTTGGTAAGATTTCTATTAAGAACGCACAATATAAAACAGATAATACCCCTATTGAAGAAAATTGCACATGCTATACTTGCAAGCATTATTCTAAGGCTTATTTACACCATTTATTTAGAGCTAAAGAGCTTACTTATGCTCGTTTAGCAAGCTTGCATAATTTGCATTTTTATTTAGAGCTGACTAGAAACGCACGAAAAGCGATTCTAGAAGAACGCTTTTTGGATTTTAAAACAGAGTTTTTGAAAAATTATCATCAGCTTAATTAA
- a CDS encoding COG3400 family protein, with protein sequence MKKIAFILDGIVAKNFLDLVLARYFSNNLYVVIVKDESLIPKYYPSTFSFHCFDATSSFRLLQVIDSEVSDLFIITPNLEEQRIICEIAKTHFKRMRVVLSLKESLNDELLDNDKIISIDETEVLASKFLSRLPNIPNTPKEFGLEKGEIMEIGVPFGSIFAYRHIGSIRQKEYRIVGIYRNNEFLLSSVSMVIQPRDILLVVGNPEVLNSVYFQVKSNVGQFPAPFGKSIYLYIDMSVQSSKEMMRDINQALFLHKHLKSHKLCIQILHPTSPKIYHKIHALEKEGVEVNLDFYGQSFAQKLAKDNKKKIGLVVVGKELFKPSKHRKALYKTATPVFKTNQLGFSKISRSVVVLNESLHINEDISSVIFDVSSQLDLKLLLYDFDPNKRYRTEIIDSYENLSHTYNSKIDILQTDTKNPILYLNSLKHPVVHFLPFEESITKSRFLWFLSTKVERLAFLKDHNPQIFIPIVE encoded by the coding sequence TTGAAAAAAATCGCTTTTATTTTAGATGGAATTGTAGCGAAAAATTTTTTAGACTTAGTGTTAGCACGCTATTTTAGCAATAATTTGTATGTGGTAATTGTTAAAGATGAAAGTTTGATTCCTAAATATTACCCTAGCACTTTTTCCTTTCATTGTTTTGATGCAACCTCATCTTTTAGGCTTTTGCAAGTGATTGATAGCGAAGTGAGTGATTTATTCATTATTACGCCTAATTTAGAGGAGCAACGCATTATTTGCGAAATTGCCAAAACACATTTTAAACGCATGCGTGTGGTATTGAGCTTGAAAGAAAGTCTTAATGATGAATTATTGGATAATGATAAAATTATTAGCATTGATGAGACTGAAGTCTTAGCAAGCAAGTTTTTGTCTCGTCTGCCAAATATTCCTAATACGCCCAAAGAATTTGGTTTAGAAAAGGGCGAAATTATGGAAATTGGCGTGCCTTTTGGGAGTATTTTTGCTTATAGGCATATTGGCTCAATAAGACAAAAAGAATATCGTATTGTAGGGATTTATCGTAATAATGAATTTTTGCTTTCTTCAGTATCTATGGTCATACAACCACGAGATATTTTGCTTGTGGTAGGTAATCCAGAAGTTTTAAATAGCGTGTATTTTCAAGTTAAAAGTAATGTGGGGCAATTCCCCGCACCTTTTGGAAAAAGTATTTATTTGTATATTGATATGAGCGTGCAATCTTCAAAAGAGATGATGCGAGATATCAATCAAGCGCTTTTTTTACACAAGCATTTAAAAAGCCACAAACTTTGCATTCAAATCTTACATCCTACTAGCCCTAAAATTTATCATAAAATCCATGCTTTAGAAAAGGAGGGCGTGGAAGTGAATTTGGATTTCTATGGGCAAAGTTTTGCGCAGAAGTTGGCTAAAGATAATAAGAAAAAGATTGGTTTGGTTGTGGTGGGTAAGGAGCTTTTTAAGCCAAGTAAGCATAGAAAAGCCCTCTATAAAACAGCTACACCTGTGTTTAAAACCAATCAATTAGGATTTTCTAAAATTTCTAGGAGTGTGGTAGTCTTAAATGAGAGTTTGCATATTAATGAAGATATTTCATCAGTGATTTTTGATGTGTCTTCGCAACTAGATTTAAAACTCTTGTTGTATGATTTTGACCCTAATAAGCGCTATAGAACTGAAATTATAGATAGTTATGAAAATCTTTCACACACCTACAATAGCAAGATTGATATTTTGCAAACAGATACTAAAAACCCTATTTTATACCTTAATTCTTTAAAACACCCTGTAGTGCATTTTTTGCCTTTTGAAGAGAGTATTACTAAATCTCGCTTTTTATGGTTTCTATCCACTAAAGTGGAGCGTCTAGCCTTTTTAAAAGACCATAATCCTCAGATTTTTATCCCTATTGTAGAGTAG
- the aroB gene encoding 3-dehydroquinate synthase, which yields MKEILIDLKENGYKVFLGTLPKLEIKQKVLIVSDSIVAGLHLSKLLECLKAKEIRVCVLESGERHKNMRSLERILESAFEMQLNRHSLMIGLGGGVISDMVGFASSVYFRGIDFISVPTTLLAQVDASVGGKTGINTPYGKNLLGTFHQPKAVYIDSYFLKTLPSREFRAGMAEVLKMALCFDKGFVEFLEECLIKECIDEVLLRSIKIKAQVVKQDEKEQNIRAGLNYGHTFGHVIENETNYERFLHGEAVAIGIRMANALALNLGLISSKENERIEKLLKKFDLDLTYQIPHIERFYERLFMDKKSVDSAIKFILPKGIGDFEIVSNVSKEQVLKVLEQWQ from the coding sequence ATGAAAGAAATTCTTATTGATTTGAAAGAAAATGGCTATAAAGTTTTTTTAGGGACATTACCCAAGCTTGAAATTAAGCAAAAAGTGCTTATTGTGAGTGATAGTATTGTAGCAGGATTGCATTTATCTAAACTATTAGAATGCTTGAAAGCTAAAGAAATAAGAGTGTGTGTTTTAGAATCTGGAGAAAGGCATAAAAACATGCGCTCATTAGAGAGGATTTTAGAAAGTGCTTTTGAAATGCAATTAAACCGCCATTCATTAATGATAGGTCTTGGTGGGGGTGTAATTAGTGATATGGTAGGCTTTGCAAGCAGTGTGTATTTTAGGGGGATTGATTTTATTAGTGTGCCTACAACCTTGCTTGCTCAAGTGGATGCAAGTGTAGGGGGTAAAACAGGTATTAACACGCCTTATGGTAAGAATTTATTAGGCACTTTTCATCAGCCAAAGGCAGTCTATATTGATTCTTATTTTTTAAAGACACTACCTAGTAGAGAATTTAGAGCAGGCATGGCTGAAGTTTTAAAAATGGCGTTATGTTTTGATAAAGGGTTTGTAGAATTTTTAGAAGAGTGTTTGATAAAAGAATGTATTGATGAAGTGTTATTAAGGAGTATTAAAATTAAAGCGCAAGTAGTTAAGCAAGATGAAAAAGAGCAAAATATAAGAGCAGGGCTTAATTATGGGCATACCTTTGGGCATGTCATAGAGAATGAAACTAATTATGAGCGTTTTTTGCATGGCGAAGCAGTTGCCATTGGAATACGCATGGCTAATGCTTTAGCTCTAAATCTAGGCTTAATTAGCTCAAAAGAAAATGAGCGCATTGAAAAGTTATTAAAAAAATTTGATTTAGATTTGACTTATCAAATCCCTCATATAGAGCGATTTTATGAGCGTTTATTTATGGATAAAAAGAGTGTAGATAGTGCGATTAAATTTATTTTGCCTAAGGGAATTGGAGATTTTGAGATTGTCTCTAATGTTTCTAAAGAGCAAGTTTTAAAGGTCTTAGAACAATGGCAATAA